One part of the Borreliella afzelii genome encodes these proteins:
- a CDS encoding J domain-containing protein has protein sequence MPSLIRIFFLVLFFIFIFNPILIGMLFILFPFFLILFSFLGVFRIYFTRDYSYSRSREFEFYKLSFLLMAKLLSILGTVTGEQLNYVNFIINSLNLSERGKSELYTIFHSAITKNNNADKILYTLKLGYFQHKDLFIWLFASLKEINRLSRYKNLEAEKFISYVGVFLELESDGYEAYKDINIKIVNPYSVLGLTYSASDDEIKKAYKSLVIKYHPDRFANDPVRQKDANDKFIKIQDAYEKICKERNIK, from the coding sequence ATGCCAAGCTTAATTAGAATCTTTTTTTTAGTGTTGTTTTTTATTTTTATTTTTAATCCCATTTTAATAGGGATGCTTTTTATATTATTTCCTTTTTTTTTGATATTATTTAGTTTTTTAGGTGTTTTTAGAATCTATTTTACAAGAGATTACTCATATTCTAGATCTAGAGAGTTTGAATTTTATAAACTTTCTTTTTTATTAATGGCTAAGTTACTATCTATTTTGGGAACTGTAACGGGAGAACAGCTAAATTATGTCAATTTTATTATCAATTCTTTGAATTTATCTGAACGTGGTAAATCAGAATTGTATACTATTTTTCATTCTGCTATTACTAAAAATAATAATGCAGATAAAATTTTATATACTCTTAAGCTTGGCTATTTCCAACATAAAGATCTTTTTATATGGCTTTTTGCTTCTCTTAAAGAAATTAACAGGCTTTCTAGGTATAAAAACTTAGAAGCTGAAAAATTTATTTCTTATGTTGGCGTTTTTCTTGAACTTGAATCTGATGGTTATGAAGCTTATAAAGATATTAATATTAAAATTGTAAATCCCTATAGTGTTTTGGGGTTGACTTATAGTGCTAGTGATGATGAGATTAAAAAGGCTTATAAAAGCCTTGTTATAAAATATCATCCTGATAGGTTTGCAAATGATCCTGTAAGGCAAAAAGATGCGAATGATAAATTTATTAAAATTCAAGATGCTTATGAAAAGATTTGCAAAGAAAGAAATATTAAGTAA
- the glyA gene encoding serine hydroxymethyltransferase, giving the protein MRDDQIFNLIEKEKLREKEHIELIASENFTSLEIRQAVGSVLTNKYAEGYPLNRYYGGCSFIDEIETLAILRAKELFGAKYANVQPHSGSQANMAAIMALINPGDRILGMQLSHGGHLTHGSRVNFSGIFFNTYFYGVSRDSELIDYDEVLKIARDCRPNLIIAGASSYSREIDFKKFREIADDVSAYLLCDIAHIAGLIVAGFHNSSIDVAHLTTSTTHKTLRGPRGGIILSGKDFNKLVTFNGKEKTLSNAVNSTVFPGTQGGPLVHVIAGKAIAFREALQENFKEYISNVIKNTKVMAEYFKSEGFRIVSGGTDNHLFLVDLSSLDLTGADAEKLLERVNITLNKNAIPFDKKSPALASGIRIGGAAITSRGLNESDSLNVAKFIVRALKTRSDIELKQIKKEVVRFIRDFDMP; this is encoded by the coding sequence ATGAGAGATGATCAAATATTTAATTTAATTGAGAAAGAGAAATTAAGAGAAAAAGAGCATATTGAGCTGATTGCGTCCGAAAATTTTACATCTTTAGAGATAAGGCAGGCTGTTGGGAGTGTTTTAACCAATAAGTATGCTGAAGGATATCCGTTGAATCGATATTATGGAGGTTGTTCTTTTATTGATGAGATTGAAACCTTAGCAATTTTAAGAGCAAAAGAGCTTTTTGGTGCAAAGTATGCTAATGTTCAACCCCATAGCGGATCTCAGGCTAATATGGCTGCTATAATGGCCCTTATTAATCCGGGCGACAGGATTCTTGGTATGCAATTGTCTCATGGAGGGCATTTAACTCATGGCAGTAGGGTGAATTTTTCTGGTATATTTTTTAACACCTATTTTTATGGTGTTTCTAGAGATTCTGAGTTGATTGATTATGATGAGGTTCTTAAAATAGCCAGAGATTGTAGACCAAATTTAATAATAGCTGGGGCTTCTTCTTATTCAAGAGAAATTGATTTTAAAAAATTTAGAGAAATAGCAGACGACGTTTCCGCTTATCTTTTATGTGATATTGCGCATATTGCAGGTCTTATTGTTGCTGGTTTTCATAATTCTTCGATTGATGTGGCGCATCTTACTACAAGTACTACGCATAAAACTTTAAGAGGGCCAAGAGGTGGAATAATACTTTCTGGAAAAGATTTTAACAAATTAGTAACCTTTAATGGGAAAGAGAAAACTTTGTCTAATGCTGTAAATTCTACAGTTTTCCCTGGAACTCAAGGGGGACCCTTAGTTCATGTTATTGCAGGCAAGGCTATTGCATTCAGAGAGGCCCTTCAAGAAAATTTTAAAGAATACATTTCTAATGTAATAAAAAATACTAAAGTTATGGCTGAATATTTCAAATCGGAAGGATTTCGGATTGTCAGTGGAGGCACAGACAATCATTTATTTTTGGTTGATCTTAGTAGTTTGGATCTTACAGGCGCTGATGCTGAGAAATTGCTTGAGAGGGTAAATATTACTTTAAATAAAAATGCTATTCCTTTTGATAAAAAAAGTCCCGCCTTGGCTTCCGGTATTAGAATTGGAGGTGCTGCTATTACTTCTAGGGGCCTGAATGAAAGTGATTCTTTAAATGTTGCTAAATTTATTGTTAGAGCTTTAAAAACAAGGTCTGATATTGAATTAAAACAAATAAAAAAGGAAGTTGTAAGATTTATTAGAGATTTTGACATGCCTTAA
- a CDS encoding DNA-binding protein, with translation MAIFFKNKYFYLSLIFLLFLFLFVFSGFLFYSRPIIYDISPIPTSHKDIIVIKGNNLGYSTGDININNNYLVKSSIISWNNTEIVFKITDEVNSGLIFVKSESGTSNELFLVISRQVPVKLNRENIPFIFSQDEIILNANSSTLLQGMNLFSHSSAIKILLETKDKLYTILPQNILNISENRVEFISPKTLNSGGKLYVLLDNLQSNKVPFSFKNDFFQWTLSDSKEFAIIEEIYFSQDISSNLDSIPKDINFNVFYLKPIENERQKITKYSNEHLDFNIGNLFFENLKTNKFIFKTKLKTYKLNLKFLDTKYLESIEANKDINNQEYKTYVQDKKQDYLSYSSVDLGSLDSLILSITAGSNSVYRLAKAITDVLTSNFKIVENNLSLKDSIKERKISSSNLIVLTNLLFLKYDIPLRNIVGLYYDSNSLKLNEHFWFEFFLAGVGFVYFDIINAVLFKDNSKYFLNMSENYIQYGCKEDYDKNEFFNGYSDYRFLKYKSLTNGSYSLMHRFVLEDNF, from the coding sequence TTGGCTATTTTTTTTAAAAACAAATATTTTTATTTAAGCTTAATTTTTCTTCTTTTTTTATTTTTATTTGTTTTTTCTGGATTTTTATTTTATTCAAGGCCAATTATTTATGATATATCCCCAATTCCTACTTCACACAAGGATATCATTGTTATTAAAGGAAACAATTTAGGTTATAGTACAGGCGATATTAATATTAACAATAATTATTTGGTTAAAAGTAGTATCATTAGTTGGAATAACACAGAAATAGTTTTTAAAATTACAGACGAAGTAAATTCCGGACTTATTTTTGTAAAAAGTGAAAGTGGAACTAGTAACGAACTTTTTCTTGTTATTAGTAGACAAGTTCCTGTTAAGCTTAATAGAGAAAATATACCTTTTATTTTTTCACAGGATGAAATAATTTTAAATGCGAATTCTTCAACTTTATTGCAAGGTATGAATTTGTTTTCACATTCTAGCGCTATTAAAATTTTGCTTGAAACTAAGGATAAACTTTATACAATTTTGCCTCAAAATATTTTAAATATTTCTGAGAATAGAGTAGAATTTATTTCTCCTAAAACTTTAAATTCTGGTGGGAAACTTTATGTTTTATTGGACAATCTTCAAAGCAATAAAGTTCCGTTTTCTTTTAAAAATGATTTTTTTCAGTGGACTTTAAGTGATTCAAAAGAGTTTGCAATAATTGAAGAAATTTATTTTTCTCAAGATATTAGTAGCAATCTTGATTCAATTCCCAAAGATATTAATTTTAATGTCTTTTATTTAAAACCAATTGAGAATGAACGTCAAAAAATTACAAAGTATAGCAATGAGCATCTTGATTTTAATATTGGCAATTTATTTTTTGAAAACCTGAAAACAAATAAATTTATTTTTAAGACTAAGTTAAAGACTTATAAACTTAATTTGAAATTTTTGGATACTAAATATTTAGAAAGTATTGAGGCTAATAAAGATATTAATAATCAAGAGTACAAAACTTATGTTCAAGACAAAAAACAAGATTATTTATCTTACAGCTCTGTTGATTTAGGGTCGTTAGATTCTCTAATCTTATCAATTACTGCTGGGAGTAATTCAGTTTATAGGTTGGCTAAAGCAATCACTGATGTTTTGACTTCAAATTTTAAAATTGTTGAGAATAATTTAAGTTTAAAAGATTCTATTAAAGAAAGAAAAATTTCATCTAGCAATTTAATAGTTCTTACGAATTTATTATTTTTAAAGTACGATATTCCACTAAGAAATATAGTTGGACTTTACTATGATTCTAATTCTCTTAAATTGAATGAGCATTTTTGGTTTGAATTTTTTTTGGCTGGGGTTGGTTTTGTATATTTTGATATAATAAATGCAGTATTATTTAAGGATAATTCTAAGTATTTTTTAAATATGTCTGAGAACTATATTCAATATGGGTGCAAAGAGGACTATGATAAAAATGAATTTTTTAATGGATATTCAGATTATAGGTTTTTAAAGTACAAAAGCTTGACAAACGGATCGTATTCTTTGATGCATAGGTTTGTTTTGGAGGATAATTTTTAA
- a CDS encoding cysteine--tRNA ligase, translated as MILKLHNTRTKDFSELTNFDNVKVYACGPTVYNYAHIGNFRTYIFGDLLIKTLRFLGYKVNYAMNITDIGHLTGDLDDGEDKVVKTAREKGLTVQEISEFFTEAFFKDCRKLNVVYPDKVLIASKHIPIMIEVVKILEEKKITYFSNGNVYFDTSCFKSYGEMAGIDLIDKDMTFSRVDIDKFKRNKTDFVLWFTNSKFKDQEMKWDSPWGFGYPSWHLECAAMNLEYFKDTLDIHLGGVDHIGVHHINEIAIVECFLNKKWCDIFVHGEFLIMDYNKMSKSRGNFITVKDLEEQNFSPLDFRYLCLTSHYRNQLKFSLNNLQASKIARENMINRLSYFYASLDPVALGVLNKDLKNFGFSEEKEYYDSFIEKVSFDLNISQGLALLWEIIKSENLSFVSKLRLAFIFDEIMSLNLREEILKNLENHDVVVDENMKTLIEERRIAKCEKNFKRADEIRDFFAKKGFVLVDTKEGTKVKRG; from the coding sequence ATGATTTTAAAGTTACATAATACTAGAACAAAGGATTTTTCAGAATTAACAAATTTTGATAATGTTAAAGTGTATGCTTGTGGGCCTACTGTTTATAATTATGCGCACATTGGAAATTTTAGAACTTATATCTTTGGAGATTTATTAATTAAAACTTTAAGGTTTTTAGGGTATAAAGTTAACTATGCGATGAATATTACAGATATTGGGCATTTAACGGGCGATCTTGATGATGGAGAAGATAAAGTTGTCAAGACCGCAAGAGAGAAAGGTCTTACAGTTCAAGAGATTAGTGAATTTTTTACGGAAGCTTTTTTTAAGGATTGTAGAAAATTAAATGTTGTATATCCCGATAAAGTTCTTATTGCAAGTAAACATATTCCCATCATGATAGAGGTTGTTAAAATTCTTGAAGAAAAAAAAATTACTTATTTTTCTAATGGTAATGTATATTTTGATACTTCTTGTTTTAAAAGCTATGGGGAGATGGCTGGCATTGATTTGATTGATAAAGACATGACTTTTTCTAGGGTTGATATTGATAAATTTAAAAGAAATAAAACCGATTTTGTTTTGTGGTTTACTAATTCTAAATTTAAAGATCAGGAAATGAAATGGGATTCTCCTTGGGGGTTTGGTTATCCGAGTTGGCATTTAGAGTGCGCTGCTATGAATTTGGAGTATTTCAAAGATACACTTGATATTCATTTAGGAGGAGTTGATCATATTGGAGTTCATCATATAAATGAAATAGCAATAGTAGAGTGTTTCTTAAATAAGAAATGGTGTGATATTTTTGTTCATGGAGAATTTTTGATCATGGATTACAATAAGATGTCAAAGTCACGTGGAAATTTTATTACAGTTAAGGACCTAGAAGAGCAAAATTTCTCTCCTCTTGATTTTAGATATTTGTGTTTGACATCACACTACAGGAATCAATTAAAATTTTCATTAAATAATCTTCAAGCAAGCAAGATTGCTAGGGAAAATATGATAAACAGGCTAAGTTATTTTTATGCATCTTTAGATCCAGTTGCTTTAGGTGTGCTTAATAAGGATTTAAAAAATTTTGGTTTTAGTGAAGAAAAAGAATATTATGATTCTTTTATAGAAAAAGTTTCTTTTGATTTGAATATTTCTCAAGGATTGGCTTTGCTTTGGGAGATAATTAAATCTGAAAATCTAAGCTTTGTTTCAAAGCTTAGATTGGCTTTTATTTTTGATGAGATTATGTCGCTTAATTTGAGAGAAGAAATTTTAAAAAATTTAGAAAATCATGATGTAGTTGTTGATGAGAATATGAAAACTTTGATTGAAGAAAGAAGAATAGCTAAATGTGAAAAAAATTTTAAGCGTGCTGATGAAATTAGAGACTTTTTTGCTAAAAAAGGTTTTGTTTTGGTTGATACTAAGGAAGGAACCAAAGTTAAAAGAGGCTAA
- the murB gene encoding UDP-N-acetylmuramate dehydrogenase, whose protein sequence is MLKSLNNFFKKINIKPQTKNLIDYTTYKIGNISKLFLIPKNIQEAESIFKAAIEEKIKLFILGGGSNILVNDEKELDFPIIYTGYLNRIEIHKNKIVAECGANFENLCKIALDNSLSGLEFIYGLPGTLGGAVWMNARCFGNEISEILKKITFINDKGKTICKEFKKEDFNYKVSPFQNKNSLILKVELNLKKENKKNIEEKMNKNKQIRINKGHYLFPSSGSTFKNNKAFLKPSGQIIEECKLKGLSIGGALVSQYHGNFIININNATSNDVKSLIEKVKTEVHLKTGLLLEEEVLYIGFKN, encoded by the coding sequence ATGCTTAAAAGCCTAAATAATTTTTTTAAAAAAATCAATATAAAGCCTCAAACAAAAAATCTGATTGACTATACAACATATAAAATTGGAAACATTTCGAAATTATTTCTTATTCCTAAAAATATACAAGAAGCCGAAAGTATTTTTAAAGCAGCAATAGAAGAAAAAATTAAACTATTTATTCTTGGGGGAGGATCTAATATTTTAGTCAATGACGAGAAAGAACTTGATTTTCCAATAATATACACTGGATATCTAAACAGAATAGAAATTCACAAAAATAAAATTGTCGCCGAATGCGGTGCAAATTTCGAAAATTTATGTAAAATTGCACTAGACAATAGCTTAAGCGGTTTAGAATTTATCTATGGACTACCTGGAACATTAGGAGGCGCTGTATGGATGAATGCCAGATGCTTTGGAAATGAAATCTCTGAAATACTAAAAAAAATTACATTTATAAACGACAAAGGGAAAACTATTTGCAAAGAATTTAAAAAAGAAGACTTTAATTATAAAGTATCACCTTTTCAAAATAAAAACTCTCTCATATTAAAAGTTGAATTGAATTTAAAAAAAGAAAATAAAAAAAATATTGAAGAAAAAATGAATAAAAACAAACAAATAAGAATAAACAAAGGACACTATTTATTCCCAAGTAGTGGGAGCACTTTTAAAAATAATAAAGCATTCCTCAAACCTAGTGGACAAATAATTGAAGAGTGTAAACTCAAAGGTCTAAGCATTGGTGGCGCTTTAGTGTCCCAATATCATGGAAACTTTATTATCAATATTAACAATGCCACTTCTAATGACGTAAAAAGTTTAATTGAAAAAGTAAAAACTGAAGTCCACCTTAAAACTGGACTTTTACTCGAAGAAGAAGTCCTTTACATAGGATTTAAAAATTAA
- a CDS encoding methyl-accepting chemotaxis protein: MPDENLIDVNLKNTKRFLYLVLFGFLLFNILFIGYSYVNHKNEYLDRFKFDSKLFLNSVSAVIKAKYLESSRVLEELVKDSYRFGILVNSSKSFLLSSSLKLSDSLDENSDLFLKSREFSSIDKIFKTIPLTENSLEGIFYIPIGKNVLISNSNFSSLGLKDVRLDPIYSVPVEKNSKYHSRYMRIDGKIYSVVSFPVRDSVATLGVIGILVCFDEAFDIIENQLYSSLKFSSNNYNFFMLDRNYMPIFLNFNNLKAKSFSTVYSENVLSKATAYTKKDSSTSQYTFNYGGDFYFLNFAKTEDFLIQGLILNANSIPIMFKSNWIVFFIFLLSSFAIMFYLCNTFIFSLINDFNRIVDYQKAKSDPFSLESPLEVRYSSAIISYISSKLDKLSSKGSESFKKIKFYSKDLNDYLEQIETAILNTQSIDSSILAYEQLRDTFSRFEKSIVDILKGFESVTDPINDHNKYMSEISSNFEENVSFFYSIDKNLEIFNKVATTNSADIESIKSKVFDLNIVFENVNKNFADLLSQTNSLQSVNKLLVSISAQTNMLAMNAAIEAAKAGDAGKSFAVVAEEIRKLAINSGKYSKTIKDELKTVDSIIAVINSEIDTIYKNFIDIQDNVDSNFSRHEKVDLTLAKHFKEIGEFKERYLSHDTKIRDAKNMYKEIFNNHFFISSKFNNFSQDLKELKASKMNLDVVNSLQEYSSLMKSSKDKILKTKELIQKINAEIKDVLF, translated from the coding sequence ATGCCCGATGAGAATTTAATCGATGTTAATTTGAAAAATACTAAACGATTTCTTTATCTAGTTTTATTTGGATTTCTTCTTTTTAATATTTTATTTATAGGTTATTCATATGTTAATCATAAAAATGAATATTTAGATCGCTTTAAATTTGATTCTAAGTTATTTTTAAACAGTGTGTCTGCTGTTATTAAGGCCAAATACTTAGAATCCTCTAGGGTTCTTGAAGAGCTTGTAAAAGATAGCTATAGGTTTGGGATATTGGTGAATTCTTCAAAGAGCTTTCTTTTGTCTTCAAGTTTAAAATTGAGCGATAGTTTAGATGAAAATAGTGATTTGTTTTTAAAGTCAAGAGAATTTAGTTCTATAGATAAAATTTTTAAAACTATTCCTTTGACAGAAAATTCACTTGAAGGTATATTTTATATTCCTATAGGAAAGAATGTTTTAATATCAAATTCAAATTTTTCATCTTTGGGATTAAAAGATGTTAGATTGGATCCAATTTATTCTGTTCCTGTAGAAAAAAATTCTAAATATCATTCAAGGTATATGAGAATAGATGGGAAAATTTATTCTGTAGTAAGCTTTCCTGTTAGGGATTCTGTTGCAACATTGGGTGTGATAGGGATTCTAGTATGCTTTGATGAGGCGTTTGATATTATTGAAAATCAACTTTATTCTTCTCTTAAATTTAGCAGTAATAATTATAATTTTTTTATGCTTGACAGAAATTATATGCCTATTTTTTTAAACTTTAATAATCTTAAGGCCAAATCTTTTTCTACAGTTTATAGTGAGAATGTTTTGAGTAAAGCTACAGCTTATACTAAAAAAGATTCTTCTACTTCTCAGTACACCTTTAATTATGGAGGCGATTTTTATTTTTTAAACTTTGCAAAAACCGAGGATTTTTTGATTCAAGGATTGATTTTAAATGCCAATTCCATTCCTATTATGTTTAAGTCAAATTGGATTGTATTTTTTATATTTTTGTTATCATCTTTTGCTATCATGTTTTATTTATGTAATACTTTTATTTTTTCATTAATCAATGATTTTAATAGAATTGTTGATTATCAAAAAGCAAAAAGCGATCCTTTTAGTCTTGAGTCTCCTTTAGAGGTTAGGTATTCTTCAGCTATTATTTCTTATATTAGTTCAAAGCTAGACAAGCTGTCGTCTAAGGGTAGTGAATCTTTTAAGAAGATAAAATTTTATTCTAAAGATTTAAATGATTATTTAGAACAAATAGAAACTGCCATATTAAATACTCAGAGTATAGATTCTAGCATTTTAGCTTATGAGCAACTAAGAGATACTTTTTCTAGATTTGAAAAGTCAATTGTTGATATTTTAAAAGGATTTGAATCTGTTACTGATCCGATTAATGACCACAATAAGTATATGTCAGAAATTTCCTCAAATTTTGAAGAGAATGTTAGTTTTTTTTATAGTATAGATAAAAATTTAGAAATTTTTAATAAAGTTGCTACTACAAATTCTGCTGATATTGAAAGCATTAAAAGTAAAGTTTTTGATTTAAATATTGTTTTTGAAAATGTGAATAAAAATTTTGCAGATCTTTTGTCTCAAACAAACAGCTTGCAAAGTGTAAATAAACTTTTAGTTTCAATTTCAGCTCAGACTAATATGCTTGCTATGAATGCAGCAATTGAAGCAGCAAAAGCAGGTGATGCAGGTAAAAGTTTTGCAGTTGTTGCTGAAGAGATTAGAAAGCTTGCTATTAATTCTGGAAAATATTCTAAAACTATTAAAGATGAACTTAAAACGGTTGATAGCATTATTGCAGTAATTAATTCAGAGATTGATACAATTTATAAAAATTTCATAGATATTCAAGATAATGTGGACAGCAATTTTTCAAGACATGAGAAGGTAGATCTTACTCTTGCTAAGCATTTTAAAGAAATTGGTGAGTTTAAAGAAAGATATTTGTCTCATGACACTAAGATCAGAGATGCTAAGAATATGTATAAAGAAATATTTAATAACCATTTCTTTATTAGTAGTAAGTTTAATAACTTTAGTCAGGATTTAAAAGAGCTTAAAGCTTCTAAGATGAATTTAGATGTAGTAAACTCTCTTCAAGAATATTCATCTTTGATGAAATCTTCTAAGGATAAGATATTAAAGACAAAGGAATTGATTCAAAAAATCAATGCTGAGATTAAAGATGTTCTTTTTTAG
- a CDS encoding methyl-accepting chemotaxis protein, with amino-acid sequence MKKKKLNSNLFYKFNFIILAYTIIIIATTFLLLDQGYKKIITKELQDFTRFINQAMIKSFSDESREIIKALSTLTARYDYKSAILNNKSEEHLVSDKILVTLPSFIKIIEYANKDGYIIASSEKKRTGQYMSLKELILGKAITAFQISILHNSLTKINNNFYIPIAYKITDSKKSNIGYIILYADISEKISELKEYLLLLLENSLLEQNASSQNSSKYFNIYIINSSGDAFGGKDEVLKNIKHIFGFNAKTLTQILNALSQGKANYNTSNSNEIISLARITTSHWYLGIKIDYNSIFSKEFKNMRLVSLSIIFILVIIFILIMISTIKTLIISKIDKLNVVIPKVKNGDLTFKIESKGKDSISSTINLFGHFIENLKNVINSLQERVRLLKENGDHLFSEINKTHNTIKNSNQYIEKTQEEVEKQVEFISNTTNVIESLSKNISSLDNSIETQAASVEQSSSAIEEMIGGIQSITEITQKAAKSTEELKRFSDDGRKKQEEVIAQIKEIFKNSTRLQEANSLISSIASQTNLLSMNAAIEASHAGEAGKGFAIVAEEIKDLAEQVTSQSESVASSINEIMDSITKTVNTSELTNKAFNQIFDSINLVVQVIEEINHTMQEQSIGSQEILKALNTMREITYEVKIGSNDMFRGNKEIINTVKLLGEINITVSNSMKGLKEEINKLIEAIERIKVLGTTNSSHISGISESTNQFKTK; translated from the coding sequence GTGAAAAAAAAGAAACTTAACTCCAATCTTTTTTATAAATTTAACTTTATAATTTTAGCATATACAATAATCATTATTGCAACAACCTTTTTATTACTAGATCAGGGCTATAAAAAAATCATAACAAAAGAACTTCAAGACTTTACTAGATTCATCAACCAAGCCATGATTAAAAGTTTTTCTGATGAATCTAGAGAAATAATAAAAGCTTTAAGTACATTAACAGCTAGGTATGATTACAAATCTGCAATTCTAAATAACAAAAGTGAGGAACACTTGGTATCTGACAAGATTTTAGTTACACTGCCATCCTTTATTAAAATAATAGAATATGCAAACAAAGATGGATATATAATCGCATCAAGTGAAAAAAAACGAACCGGTCAATATATGAGCTTAAAAGAATTGATCTTGGGCAAAGCTATAACTGCATTTCAAATTTCAATTCTTCACAACAGTTTGACAAAAATAAATAACAATTTTTATATTCCAATAGCATATAAAATAACAGATTCAAAAAAATCTAATATTGGATATATTATTTTATATGCTGACATTTCAGAAAAAATTTCTGAACTAAAAGAATATCTTTTACTGCTTTTAGAAAACTCACTGCTAGAACAAAATGCAAGCAGCCAAAACTCATCAAAATACTTTAATATATACATAATAAACAGCAGTGGGGATGCATTTGGAGGAAAAGATGAGGTTTTGAAAAATATAAAGCACATATTTGGCTTTAACGCAAAAACATTAACTCAAATATTAAACGCATTGTCTCAAGGAAAAGCAAACTACAATACAAGCAATTCAAATGAAATAATCTCCTTAGCAAGGATCACAACATCCCATTGGTACTTGGGAATAAAAATAGATTATAATAGCATATTCTCAAAAGAATTTAAAAATATGAGATTGGTTTCACTTTCCATTATATTTATTTTAGTAATAATTTTCATATTAATAATGATATCAACCATAAAAACTTTAATAATATCAAAAATAGATAAACTCAATGTTGTCATTCCAAAGGTTAAAAACGGCGATTTAACATTTAAAATCGAATCAAAAGGCAAAGATTCAATAAGCTCAACAATAAATCTTTTTGGTCATTTTATTGAAAATCTAAAAAATGTAATCAATTCACTACAAGAGCGAGTGAGGCTGCTAAAAGAAAACGGAGACCATTTATTTAGCGAAATAAATAAAACCCACAATACAATAAAAAATTCAAATCAATACATAGAAAAAACACAAGAAGAAGTGGAAAAACAAGTAGAATTCATCTCTAATACAACAAACGTAATTGAAAGTCTTTCAAAAAATATTTCATCTCTTGACAACTCAATTGAAACTCAAGCCGCAAGCGTTGAACAGTCCTCATCAGCTATTGAAGAAATGATAGGGGGAATACAATCAATAACAGAAATAACTCAAAAAGCTGCAAAAAGCACAGAAGAACTAAAAAGATTCTCTGATGATGGGCGAAAAAAACAAGAAGAAGTTATTGCTCAAATCAAAGAGATTTTCAAAAACTCAACAAGATTGCAAGAAGCAAACTCTTTAATTTCATCTATAGCTAGTCAAACTAACCTACTATCAATGAACGCTGCAATTGAAGCATCTCATGCCGGTGAAGCTGGGAAAGGATTCGCAATTGTTGCAGAAGAAATAAAAGACCTAGCAGAACAAGTAACATCACAATCAGAATCGGTTGCCTCATCAATTAACGAAATAATGGATTCAATAACCAAAACCGTAAACACTTCTGAATTAACAAATAAAGCTTTCAACCAAATATTCGATTCAATCAATCTAGTTGTTCAAGTAATAGAAGAAATAAATCATACAATGCAAGAACAATCAATAGGTAGCCAAGAAATATTAAAGGCTTTAAATACAATGAGAGAAATAACATATGAAGTAAAAATTGGATCAAATGATATGTTTAGAGGCAACAAAGAAATTATTAACACTGTTAAACTGCTAGGAGAAATTAATATTACGGTCTCAAACTCAATGAAAGGCTTAAAAGAAGAGATTAATAAACTAATAGAAGCAATTGAGCGTATTAAAGTTTTAGGAACTACAAACTCAAGCCATATTTCTGGAATTAGTGAGAGTACAAATCAATTTAAAACTAAATAA